The segment CAGCGTCACCGGACCGTGGATGCCTTTGCGGTCGTGCACTTCCACGCCAAAGTTAACCCGGCCCATCGCTTCGACGAGGATGTCGAGCGTCGCGGGCGTGGTGCGCTCGGGCAACGGCACGCGATAGTGGCGCGAGCGGCGGTCGGTGAAGCCGATCCGCTGACCGTCGAGAAACACCTGGCCGATATCGTGGATCGCCGCGGCCTCCAGAATCGCCGCGGGGCCGGCCGGCAATTGCGTGCGATAAACGATGCAGCCGAAGCCTTGATCGTAGAGCTCCATCGTGCGCGGAGACTCGTCGGTGATGGGCGCAGGAAGGTTCGACCAAATGGCGGCGACCTGCTCGGCAGGAGTGGGCGGAAGGGTGATGACGCGGTGGCGGGGCGCGGGCTCCGGCAGCGTTTCCTCGGGTAACAGGTATTTGGAAAGCAGCGCACGCGATTGCTCGAACTTCGGCGTAGCCCAGCCCGCTTCGCTGATCGGTGCGTCGTAGTCGTAGCTGGAGGTATCGGGCTTGAACGGCCGATCGGCGCCGGTCCAGAAACCGAACGTGGTGCCGCCATGCGCCATGTAGATGCTGAACGACGCGCCCGTGCGGAGCATGTAGTCGAGATCGGTGAGGTAGCGTTCAGTCTGGCCGGTGTGATGCGGCGCGCCCCAGGTGTCGAACCACCCCGGGTAGAACTCGCCGCACATCAGCGGGCCGGTCGGCAGGATTTCGCGGAGCGCGCGGAAGCCGCCGGCGGGATCGGTGCCGAAGTTGACCACGGGAAACAGATCGGGCCGGTAGCCGCGCCGCACCTGCTGCGTCGGATTGCAGGCGAACAGCGGCACGTCGAAGCCCGCGTCGAGCAGCGCCTGGCGGATGTCGCCCATGTAGGCGGGATCGTCGGCGTAGAAACCGTGCTCATTTTCCACCTGCACCATCAGGATCGGGCCGCCGCGGGAAACCTGCAGCGGACCCAGCTCGCGGCCGACTTCCTGAAGATACCGGCGCGCCGCCTCGATGAACCGCGGATCGCGGGTGCGTAGCTTGATCTCATCGTGCTTCAGCAGCCACCACGGCAGGCCGCCCATTTCCCATTCGGCGCAGGCGTACGGACCCGGCCGGAGGATCACCCACAAGCCTGCGGCCTGCGCTTCGCGACAAAACGCCGCGGCGTCCGCCTGGCCCGACCAGTCGAATTCGCCGGGACGCGGCTCGTGCATGTTCCAGAAAAGATAGGCGCAGACGGTGTTCAGCCCCATCGCCTTCACCATCTGCAGCCGGTGCCGCCAGTATTCGCGGGGCACGCGCGGCGCGTGGAGTTCGCCACAACGGATCTGGAACGGTTGGCCGTCGAGCAGGAACGCGTCCGCGCCGATCTCGAACCGATGCGGCGCGCCGGTGCGCTCGGGCGTGGCAGCGGCCTCCGCTGCGAACGAGGCCGCGGGCCAGATCGCGAGCACCAGGCTCGCAGCGAAGCGCGGAAGGCGAGGGAAGTTCACACCAAGGGGCAGGAAGGTCATGGGGGAAGTCGCGAGGCTCGGGGGCCGCAGTCCTCCGGCCCGAGGTTGCGTGAGCCCGGCACCGAAAGTCGAATCAGCTACGGGATCAGCCTAACATTTCCGTACGGCTGGCCGCATCACCTGATCGGGTGAGTGCGGAGGGTGGAGGGATGGCGTGAGTGGGAGCGGGGACAACGCGCCCTGCCGACGCGGCCGCGCCGCCGCGGATCGGGCGGGACTATTTCAGGTGTACAATCCCATGCCGAATCGCCTCGATCGCGGCGCCGGTGCGGTCGCGGACGCGCAGTTTCGCGAACAGCGTCTTGAGGTGGGATTTCACCGTGTCTTCGGAGATGCACAGGCTGGAAGCGATTTCCTTGTTGCTGCGACCCTTGATCAGCGATTCGAGCACGTCGCGCTCGCGCTCGGTGAGCTGCTCCCGTTGCGCGCGCTCCGTCAGCCGCTCCGCCACGGAGCGCGGAAGTGAGGTGTCGCCCGCGTACACGGCCCGCACCGTGCTCGCGATCTCCTCGATCGGCATGTCCTTGAGCAAATAGGATTTTGCGCCGGACTGGAGGGCGCGGTGGATGTCTTCGTCCCAGTCGTAGGTGGAGAGCACGATGACGCGCGCTTCGGGGGCCTTTTTGCGGATGGCCAGAATCGCCTCCACGCCGCCCATCCCCGGCATGCGCAGATCCATGAGAACCACGTCGGGTTGGAGGTCGTCGTAGATCTCGATCGCTTCCTCGCCGTCGGACGCTTCGGCCACGACGTCCATTCCGGGCTGGCTTCTGATGAGCGCGACCAACCCGACGCGCATCGGCGGATGATCATCTACGACGAGGACGCGAATCGTGGCGCCGGATTCGGGGCGCGTGACTTGCGGTGCGGTGAAGTCAGTCCCGGGCATGGTGGTCAAAAACGCGAGTGGCTGCGGCGGAGCAAGCGAATCTAGCACATCTTCTGCGGAGTGCCTCTCACTCGTTCGGGGGAAAAGGGGAGAAGGAGCCGAGAGCCTAGAGTCCAGAGCTGAGAGCGACGAGAAGTTGAGAGATGAGAGTTGAGAGGGACGGAAGTTGAGCGCTGAGGGAAGAGAGTTGAGTGAGGAGGAACCTAGACGGTGACAACGACGGTGACGCGAGTGCCTTGTCCGGGAGCGCTGGTGATCTGCACCGTGCCACCCAACAACTGTGCGCGTTCCTTCATGCCGACCAACCCGAAGCTGCGGCTCCCCTTGGGCTGAGTGCCGTTGACGAAGCCGACGCCGTCGTCCTCGACGGTGAGCCGCACGGTGCGGCCATCGAACGCCAGCCGCACGTCGATGCGGGTGGGGTGCGCGTGTTTGCTGGCGTTGGTGATCGCTTCCTGACCGATGCGGAGCAGGTTGTTTTCCACGACGGGCGGCAGCCGGCGGCTCAGCCCTTCCACCTGCATCCCCGGCTGCACGCGCGTGCCCTCGGTGGTCTGCGTCAGGATCTCGTTCAAGGCTTCCCCGAGATCGCATCGCTCGAGTACTTGGGAACGCATGTTCCAGATCGAATCCCGCGCATCCGCCAGCGCGGCGCGGGCGAGCTTGTGCGCGAGGCCGAGATGATCGCGGACTGGTGCGCTCATCTCGCCGGCGTGCGTGCGCGCCAGTTCCAGTTGAACAGAGATCGCGCCCAGCCCCTGGGACAGCGTGTCGTGGATTTCGCGCGCGACGCGGTTGCGTTCATTCAGGATCGCGGCGAATTCTGTCTCGGCCATCGCACGGCGCCGCTCCTGCTCGTGCAGCCGCCGGCGGGACGCGAAGACCACGGCCGCGACCGCCGCGACCGCGAGGACGAGCGATCCGGACAAGATCCAGACGACCCGCTCCGCGTTCCACCAGGAGGGCGGTTGAACGACCGCAAGATCCGCGGCGGAACGGAGCAGCAGTTGAAAGGAGCGCGGTTCCCACAAGCCGCCGAGCGGACCGGCCTCGTCGGTCACCACCGAGCACACGCCTGAAACGCGAACCAGGCTGCCGGGCAACCAGCCGGTGGGCGCGGTGGTGTGTTCGGGCAGCCGGAGCTGGGCGCGAATCGCGGTGTCGTGCCAGTCCAGCACGAGCGCCACGCTGTCGGGGAAGCGCCGTAGTTCGGCGAGCCGTGCGTCCAGCTGCACCAGATCGCCGTCCTGCCGCAGCGCGCTGGAGACGTCCGTCAGCACGTGCGGCGCGGGCGGCGCCTGCGTTCCGCGCTTGCGGTAAATGCCGTCCTCGAGTTCCGCGCTGTAGTCGCGCAAGGCGGGGAACCCGACCACGTCCACCTCGTCGCCCGGCCGGAGTTCATGGGCCTGCGTCGTATCGATGCGCAGGCTGTGGTCGCGGTCGCGGATCCACAGCGCGTAACCCGGCTGGTGGTGGAGTACGATGCCGCGCACGTGGACGCGATGCCCCTGCTGGCCGGTGAGCTGCTCGAAGCGAAGCAAGTTGCCGACCGGATACGGTTCGCCGTCGAAGGGTCTTTCCGGCGGCGGCTTTTCCCGGATCACCTCCACGCCGCGGGGCACCTGCACGAACGGGCGCACGAACTGGCGATTGCGATTGTGCAAGTTGAAGCACAGCCCGCGCAGCCGGACTTCGGCGTCGATGTAGTCCTCGGGATTGAATTCGCCGCAGACCTGCACGACCAACCGGGCGCCGCCCGAGGCGAGTTTGAATTTCACCTTGCCCTCACTGGACGCGGACACGCCGGCGGAAGAGGGGACGGCGTAGCGCGTGCCCGGAGGCGGCCGCGCGACGTCGCTGGGCAGCTTCGGGTCGACGCTGCGCACGATGCCTGACACTTCGATCCACTTCGCGTCCATTTGTCCGGAGCTCAATTCCTCGAGCGAAACGCGCGCCGGTTCCGGGATCGGCCCCTGGCCCGTTTTCGTGATGTTGCGGGCCACCACGTAGGGGGCGAAGCCGCCGGGATCGGTGACACCCTCGATCTGCAGCAGATCGCCGCGAACCAGTCCCGCCACGAGTTCCGCGGGGCCTTGCACATAGATGCCCTCGGTTTGGTCCTGAATCACGAAGGCGATGCCTTCCGGATCCGCTTCGCCCATGAACACGCCCTGCAGCCGCACCGGTACGGCGTGGCGGGCTTCCTCCTCGGTCAACGCGCGGACCTGCGCCGCGGTGGTAAGAACGGTCTCGGTGGCGATCGCCGTCACGGACTGACCCGCCGCGACCAGTGTCAACAGGACGGAGAGCCACCGCGCGTGCCGGATCGAATGCCGGAATCCAGGGGCGTTGATCATCGCGACGTTCGTGGGCTGAGACGATGGAGGGCGCTGAAAGGTTGGCAATGGTGCTTTGGTCGTGGTCGCGCAGCGACCGGAGAAAAGCGCGTTGGGCAACGCGCTCCACCATGCCGGGCTCATCAGGCAGTGAACCGCAGGGGCCCTGCCAAGGCTGCGCTCCTGCAGAGACTGAGCGGCTGCAACTAAAAAAGGAACCCGCCATCCGTGGCGGGTTCCACCATGCAAAGAGCTGAGATCAGAACCGGATCGTGTTCGTCAGGCTCCACGTCGCGCGGGCCGGAATGCGGACCTGCGCGATCGTGCCGTCGGGATTCGCCAGGATCGGAATCAGCGTATCGTCGGCGAAGAGATCGCGGACATTCAGCTGAATAACCCAGACGTACTTGTGCCCGAGCTTCCGCTCATAACCGATCCAGGCGTCGTAGTTGGTCTCCGCCGGTCCGTAGATCGGCCGGCTGACATTCGTCACCCAGATGTTGGCGTCGGAGTTGTATTGGGGGTAGTAGCCGATCGCGGTCTCATCCTGCCAGCGAACCGCGCCACCGATGTTCAGGTTCTTCAGGGCGCCGCTGAGGAAGGTGTAGTTCGTCACGAAGTTGAGCCGCCACCGGCGCAGCTCGCTGACCGACACCCCTTCGCCCGAGATCGCGTTCACGTAAGGCCCGTAGACGTCCTGCATCATGCGTCCGCCGAACGTATCCTGTTCCGACGAATACGTCGTGGTGCCGCCCCAGTGGCGCAGGTCGGAGAATCCGTCGATCGTCCAATAGTTCAACTGGCTAGGTCCTCCGGGGTTGTTGTTGTAACCCTCAAACCACAGGTCCGTGTTCTCGGCGACAAACGGCGCCCAGTCCGGCAGGATGTTGTTCCGGACCGCCTTGATCTCGGCGGCGTTCAACGTGAGCCGCCAGTTCGGGAGCGGATTGGCCGTGAGCTCGATCTCGACGCCCTCTGATTTGAGATCATTGGTAAGCTTCTGTCCGGCCGGCGGACCCTCGCCCCAGATGCGGTAGTCGTCGCCGGAGATCTTTTCGAACTGCTCGGCCGCGACCCAGGTCGGGTTGAGCGGGCGGAACCATTCGGCGTTGCTCCGCGCGTCGAACCAGGCGCGGCGGTATTCAACCTCGTCGGCGGTGAGCGGCGGCGCGAGGTAGGGCAGGTTCGTGTCGGGATTGATGGCACCCTGCGCCACGTAGTTGCCCGAGCCCGGGACTGCCGCGCTCCGAATCCGCAGCGGTTGGGTGACGAGTGTGCTCAGCTGGTCACGCCAGTTGCCGGGCAGCGGCTGAGCGGCGAGCGCGGCGTCGTAGGAACTGCCGAAAAACCACTTGTTCACCAGGCCCTCGGGCGCGGTCTGGCTGCCGTTGGGACTCCAGGAGCCCCAGGCTTCCTGCGCGAGTGTGTTCATCGTGCGCGCGATGCCGGCCTTGGCCCAGTAGGTCGACGGACCGCGGTTGAGCGTGGTGTTCTTCTGGAGCGTCTCAAACCAGTTCACGCGCAGCGAAAGTTTGTTGTCCAGCGCGGTGACGAGCACGCCGTAGTCCTTCGTCTCGCCGGACGGAGCGGGGAACTGACTGCCGTTGATGTCGCGGCCGACCTCGGACGGCCGGAAGCTGTTCGAATCGTTGTAGGTGAAGCTCACGCCGAGGCCCCGCGGCAGCCGGCGCATCCCGAACAGCTCGAGCAGCTCGTTGACGTGGAGCACCGCACCCCAGCTCCGGCGCTGCTCGTCGGCCTTGAGCGGTTTCACGGTGGAGTAGTTCCAATTGGGGCTGTAGGGCAGCACGGCATTGAACGGATCGCGGACGAGAGCGGCGGGTTTGTCCCAGCGCTCATATTCGTCCTTGCGCCAGCCGAACAGCGGGACGAGGGCGTTGTTCAGGAGTTTGCCCTGCCAGACGAAGGCCGTCGAATCCGTGGTGTCATAGCCTTCGGCGGCGCCCGTGTAGAGGTCGTCGAGATTGTCGTGCCAGTTCAGGAGGCTGATGGAGGCGTTGTGCCAGGTGCTCGTGTTGTTGTCCCACACGAGCGTGTTCTGGCTGGCCGGCGGCGTGCGCTGGGCGGTGACGCCGTGAATGGCCGAGGCGGGAATGGCGTCGAACGTCGCGACGTTCTGCAGACTGTCGCCGATGTAGTGGAGTCCCCACCACGCCTGGTGGTTGGCAGAATTCAGGAACGGCACGCCGTAGGTGTTCGCATCCCAGGCATAGAGGTTGAAGTCGCGGCTGAAGTTGTCGTACCGCTGGCTGGACACGATGCCGGTGAAGGTCTGTTCGCCGAAGATCTTGCTGAGGAAGTGCTCGCGCCCGAGGTAATCGGCGAGGTCAAACTTGTAGTAACCGGTGACGCGCCAGGACTCGCGGTCCTCTTCGGCGATGCGACCTGCACTCGAACTGACGAGGTAGGGCCGGCCAACGTCGGGATTCGGGGAACCATCGCGGAGCGTGGCGTTCACGTCGACGCTGACGCGGTTCGAGTTGATCGTGTTGGCAAAACCGGATTCGTAGTTCTCGCGGTAGTAGGCGGCGTTGAAGCCCAGCCGGCCATCGAAGTAGGTCTGCGTGAAGGAGAGATCGATGGTGTCGAAGTCATTCCACTCTCCCTTGTTCGGGCCGGCCATTGTCCGGTCGATGAAGGCCAGCGGCCCATCGAGGATCATCTGGGTGGGCCAGAGCGCGGCACCAAAGCCGTTGAACGTCCGTCCGGTCGCACTCTGGTAGTTGCTGATGAGGTCCGAGATGATCGCGTTGCCGGAGAAGAACCCGGCGGTGTTGCGATTCCATGCGCCGGTGCCGCCTTCATCGTAGTTGGG is part of the Opitutus terrae PB90-1 genome and harbors:
- a CDS encoding beta-galactosidase — encoded protein: MTFLPLGVNFPRLPRFAASLVLAIWPAASFAAEAAATPERTGAPHRFEIGADAFLLDGQPFQIRCGELHAPRVPREYWRHRLQMVKAMGLNTVCAYLFWNMHEPRPGEFDWSGQADAAAFCREAQAAGLWVILRPGPYACAEWEMGGLPWWLLKHDEIKLRTRDPRFIEAARRYLQEVGRELGPLQVSRGGPILMVQVENEHGFYADDPAYMGDIRQALLDAGFDVPLFACNPTQQVRRGYRPDLFPVVNFGTDPAGGFRALREILPTGPLMCGEFYPGWFDTWGAPHHTGQTERYLTDLDYMLRTGASFSIYMAHGGTTFGFWTGADRPFKPDTSSYDYDAPISEAGWATPKFEQSRALLSKYLLPEETLPEPAPRHRVITLPPTPAEQVAAIWSNLPAPITDESPRTMELYDQGFGCIVYRTQLPAGPAAILEAAAIHDIGQVFLDGQRIGFTDRRSRHYRVPLPERTTPATLDILVEAMGRVNFGVEVHDRKGIHGPVTLTASGQPRRELRGWQIFRLPLDQPMLGTLRYQPTGEQERTSPAPAFWRATVKVEQPGDCFLDMRPWGKGFVWVNGHNLGRYWNIGPQQTMYVPAPWLKAGDNEIVVLDLIGPANPVIAALDQPILDQLRPKLDFAPSRRRQVTLRADFGTPAHRGSFDASPALQEVSFSHAVRGRYFCLEALNAQDGGPLASVAEIALLDDSGHPLSAEAWTIAYVDSEEREQGDGTAENAIDGQTANAWRTQWGTAQPGYPHRLIVDLAEPRTVGGFRYVPRQGPPDTTGRIKDYRVFVADDLITP
- a CDS encoding response regulator; the encoded protein is MPGTDFTAPQVTRPESGATIRVLVVDDHPPMRVGLVALIRSQPGMDVVAEASDGEEAIEIYDDLQPDVVLMDLRMPGMGGVEAILAIRKKAPEARVIVLSTYDWDEDIHRALQSGAKSYLLKDMPIEEIASTVRAVYAGDTSLPRSVAERLTERAQREQLTERERDVLESLIKGRSNKEIASSLCISEDTVKSHLKTLFAKLRVRDRTGAAIEAIRHGIVHLK
- a CDS encoding sensor histidine kinase; translation: MINAPGFRHSIRHARWLSVLLTLVAAGQSVTAIATETVLTTAAQVRALTEEEARHAVPVRLQGVFMGEADPEGIAFVIQDQTEGIYVQGPAELVAGLVRGDLLQIEGVTDPGGFAPYVVARNITKTGQGPIPEPARVSLEELSSGQMDAKWIEVSGIVRSVDPKLPSDVARPPPGTRYAVPSSAGVSASSEGKVKFKLASGGARLVVQVCGEFNPEDYIDAEVRLRGLCFNLHNRNRQFVRPFVQVPRGVEVIREKPPPERPFDGEPYPVGNLLRFEQLTGQQGHRVHVRGIVLHHQPGYALWIRDRDHSLRIDTTQAHELRPGDEVDVVGFPALRDYSAELEDGIYRKRGTQAPPAPHVLTDVSSALRQDGDLVQLDARLAELRRFPDSVALVLDWHDTAIRAQLRLPEHTTAPTGWLPGSLVRVSGVCSVVTDEAGPLGGLWEPRSFQLLLRSAADLAVVQPPSWWNAERVVWILSGSLVLAVAAVAAVVFASRRRLHEQERRRAMAETEFAAILNERNRVAREIHDTLSQGLGAISVQLELARTHAGEMSAPVRDHLGLAHKLARAALADARDSIWNMRSQVLERCDLGEALNEILTQTTEGTRVQPGMQVEGLSRRLPPVVENNLLRIGQEAITNASKHAHPTRIDVRLAFDGRTVRLTVEDDGVGFVNGTQPKGSRSFGLVGMKERAQLLGGTVQITSAPGQGTRVTVVVTV
- a CDS encoding TonB-dependent receptor plug domain-containing protein, which encodes MNTKRPNHPVFTRLQGLALAALVVSSTSLLPAQTTVPTRDTADDEKDDEIVQLSPFEVVGDQDHGYAATSSLAGSRLNMQLRDVASAVSVVTSEFLRDTGSNNLRDVLVYTTSTEVSGIGGNFYGGNADDNAYRNQMLANPQSGTRVRGLNTADLTRNFFVTSIPMDAYNTSRIDIQRGPNSILFGLGSPAGIINNTLKDPNLQKLEGEAQFRFGSYGSHREMVDVNVPLIKGQLGLRVAGLNDEAQYRQDFTFNHDKRVYGAARWQPKLARSIFTQIDVKAEKGEIRGNRPIATTSADFITNWFGPLNKYLMYDPLTSNGIPQEPDGTQHRELSHYFAGAPGRDWWNSSPATIYQSPGGDTIGNGRLDAYRQRDGSPWGGLSGVTNPNYDEGGTGAWNRNTAGFFSGNAIISDLISNYQSATGRTFNGFGAALWPTQMILDGPLAFIDRTMAGPNKGEWNDFDTIDLSFTQTYFDGRLGFNAAYYRENYESGFANTINSNRVSVDVNATLRDGSPNPDVGRPYLVSSSAGRIAEEDRESWRVTGYYKFDLADYLGREHFLSKIFGEQTFTGIVSSQRYDNFSRDFNLYAWDANTYGVPFLNSANHQAWWGLHYIGDSLQNVATFDAIPASAIHGVTAQRTPPASQNTLVWDNNTSTWHNASISLLNWHDNLDDLYTGAAEGYDTTDSTAFVWQGKLLNNALVPLFGWRKDEYERWDKPAALVRDPFNAVLPYSPNWNYSTVKPLKADEQRRSWGAVLHVNELLELFGMRRLPRGLGVSFTYNDSNSFRPSEVGRDINGSQFPAPSGETKDYGVLVTALDNKLSLRVNWFETLQKNTTLNRGPSTYWAKAGIARTMNTLAQEAWGSWSPNGSQTAPEGLVNKWFFGSSYDAALAAQPLPGNWRDQLSTLVTQPLRIRSAAVPGSGNYVAQGAINPDTNLPYLAPPLTADEVEYRRAWFDARSNAEWFRPLNPTWVAAEQFEKISGDDYRIWGEGPPAGQKLTNDLKSEGVEIELTANPLPNWRLTLNAAEIKAVRNNILPDWAPFVAENTDLWFEGYNNNPGGPSQLNYWTIDGFSDLRHWGGTTTYSSEQDTFGGRMMQDVYGPYVNAISGEGVSVSELRRWRLNFVTNYTFLSGALKNLNIGGAVRWQDETAIGYYPQYNSDANIWVTNVSRPIYGPAETNYDAWIGYERKLGHKYVWVIQLNVRDLFADDTLIPILANPDGTIAQVRIPARATWSLTNTIRF